A stretch of the Arthrobacter sp. PAMC 25486 genome encodes the following:
- a CDS encoding sulfatase-like hydrolase/transferase, with amino-acid sequence MNRPHVIFICVDEWRGDCLGAAGHPFVQTPHLDELASRGPASATPTCVPARVALFIGQSQERHGRVGYEEGVKFDDVDPVTLQGEFRRAGYQTQAIGKLHVYPERSRVGFDDVVLHDGFLHYARKEHRRDYKFFDDFVPWLRRQPGVTADEEHFDHGAGCNSTVARPWDKAERLHPTSWTGSQAVEWLYRLDPPRPFSLYLSFHRPHPPYDPPAWALESISTCRLLSADSAIGNTITNRCAPTATTSWRSAPSPPQ; translated from the coding sequence ATGAACAGACCCCACGTGATCTTCATTTGTGTCGACGAGTGGCGCGGTGACTGCCTCGGCGCGGCAGGGCACCCTTTTGTGCAGACCCCGCACCTGGATGAGCTGGCGTCCAGGGGGCCCGCTTCCGCCACCCCCACCTGCGTCCCTGCCCGGGTTGCCTTGTTTATCGGCCAGTCCCAGGAGCGCCATGGCCGGGTGGGTTATGAGGAAGGCGTGAAGTTCGACGACGTCGATCCCGTCACGCTGCAGGGAGAGTTCCGCCGCGCCGGCTACCAGACCCAGGCCATCGGCAAGCTGCATGTGTATCCGGAGCGCTCCCGGGTGGGCTTTGACGACGTCGTGCTGCATGACGGTTTCTTGCACTATGCCCGGAAGGAACACCGCCGCGACTACAAGTTCTTTGACGACTTCGTGCCGTGGCTGCGCCGCCAGCCCGGGGTTACGGCGGATGAGGAGCATTTCGACCACGGGGCCGGGTGCAATTCCACCGTGGCAAGGCCGTGGGACAAGGCCGAGCGGCTGCACCCGACGTCGTGGACCGGATCGCAGGCCGTTGAGTGGCTGTACCGGCTCGACCCCCCCCGCCCCTTCTCCCTGTACCTTTCCTTCCACCGCCCGCACCCGCCCTACGATCCCCCGGCCTGGGCACTGGAGAGTATCTCGACCTGCCGGCTTCTGAGCGCCGACTCGGCGATTGGGAACACCATTACGAATCGGTGCGCACCAACGGCAACCACCAGCTGGCGTTCGGCACCCTCGCCCCCGCAGTGA
- a CDS encoding bifunctional [glutamine synthetase] adenylyltransferase/[glutamine synthetase]-adenylyl-L-tyrosine phosphorylase, with the protein MSSLTRILISRGFSDLEMCERFLGFPELANLERLGLDQTQLLDALALADNPDMALQSLVRLLCAVPESYDKLHVLDPDTGRRVVNESLFRLLGASEALADFLMRHPEHLDVLDAVPSPEPVPTDGEVLRNSLLRAVGADPASAIPASSMQGKAARIALRTRYRRHLCELVIRDLAAASPQEAMPLVGAELADLAAAALEAALAVARTEVGAAMGAEKVAALDFAVIAMGKCGARELNYISDVDVMYVVAHRYDAGPSGTADPSGSRGTPGSATAANGLSGAPGPFGAGLDEAAAVRVGNALAGAISRTIYAPEREPGLWEVDANLRPEGKDGPLVRTLDSYLAYYHRWAQRWEFQALLKARAVAGDAALGAAFEEAVAPLIWASSERDGFVEAVQAMRRRVAANIPDADADRQIKLGKGGLRDVEFTVQLLQLVHGKTDPGIRTRATTAAIDALTKGGYIGRTDAALLLNHYTYLRVLEHRIQLVQLRRTHTMPSDPQQLRALARSVTGPLNVKRPSADSLLADWAKVKRSVSSLHEHIFYRPILATAANLSAEDAALTTDAAKARLAALGYRDAAGAVRHIEALTAGISRRAALQRQLLPVLLGWLADGVDPDAGLLAFRRVSDALGTSHWYLGMLRDHQAAAERLCHLLSSSSLVADLLAVSPEATAWLGNSKELVPQSFDAQWAEIQSKLSRHKSSGEAIRLIRLLRQREILRIAIADSCGLLDQDEVALALSDTDRAAVLGALLVAENEIYAGDAPLTRVLVVAMGRQGGREIGYGSDADVLFVQQPVAGLAEADQGLATQQAKAIVQRLTALLTAPLKPAIQAERVLSVDADLRPEGRNGPLVRSLDAYREYYQRWSSAWEAQALLRARPMAGADALAEAFIAMADPIRYPATLAEADLREIKRIKARMESERLPRGADPARHVKLGRGGLSDVEWLVQLLQLQHARNHPELQTTQTLPALHAATRLGLVDVEDAAILEAAWRLASRIRNANVMWTGKSSDLLPSARRDLEAVARWCGYEPGNAAAFEEDYLGLTRRARAVFERLFYG; encoded by the coding sequence ATGAGTTCACTCACCCGCATCTTGATCTCCCGGGGCTTTTCCGACCTAGAAATGTGTGAGAGGTTCCTGGGCTTCCCCGAGCTGGCCAACCTCGAGAGGCTCGGTCTTGATCAAACGCAGTTGCTTGATGCGCTGGCCCTGGCCGACAACCCCGACATGGCCCTGCAATCCCTGGTCAGGCTGCTGTGCGCCGTTCCGGAAAGCTACGACAAGTTGCACGTGCTTGATCCGGACACGGGCCGGCGGGTCGTGAACGAATCGCTCTTTCGGCTGCTGGGCGCCTCCGAAGCGCTGGCAGACTTCCTCATGCGCCATCCGGAGCATCTGGACGTGCTCGACGCCGTTCCTTCCCCCGAACCGGTTCCCACCGATGGTGAGGTGCTGCGCAACTCGCTGCTGCGTGCGGTGGGTGCGGACCCGGCGTCGGCCATCCCGGCCTCAAGCATGCAGGGCAAGGCCGCCCGGATAGCCCTGCGCACCAGGTACCGCAGGCATCTGTGCGAGCTGGTGATCCGGGATCTGGCGGCCGCGTCACCGCAGGAGGCCATGCCGCTGGTCGGGGCCGAATTGGCGGACTTGGCGGCGGCGGCACTGGAAGCCGCGCTGGCCGTTGCCCGCACCGAGGTGGGTGCCGCGATGGGTGCGGAGAAGGTGGCGGCACTGGACTTCGCCGTCATCGCCATGGGCAAGTGCGGGGCGCGGGAGCTGAACTACATTTCGGATGTGGACGTCATGTATGTTGTGGCGCACCGGTACGACGCCGGGCCGTCCGGTACCGCTGATCCGTCCGGCTCCCGGGGGACGCCTGGTTCCGCCACGGCTGCCAATGGACTTTCCGGTGCCCCCGGGCCGTTCGGTGCGGGCCTGGACGAGGCTGCCGCGGTCAGGGTGGGCAACGCCCTGGCAGGGGCCATTTCCCGTACCATTTATGCCCCCGAGCGCGAGCCCGGGCTGTGGGAGGTCGATGCCAACCTGCGCCCCGAAGGCAAGGACGGGCCCCTGGTGCGGACCCTGGATTCCTACCTGGCCTACTATCACCGGTGGGCGCAAAGATGGGAATTCCAGGCCTTGTTGAAGGCCCGGGCCGTCGCCGGTGATGCCGCGCTGGGTGCCGCCTTCGAGGAGGCCGTCGCCCCGCTGATTTGGGCATCGTCGGAACGTGACGGCTTCGTGGAGGCCGTGCAGGCCATGCGCCGTCGGGTGGCGGCCAACATTCCCGACGCCGATGCCGACCGGCAGATCAAGCTCGGCAAGGGCGGGTTGCGGGATGTTGAATTCACCGTGCAGCTGCTGCAACTGGTCCACGGCAAGACCGACCCCGGCATCCGCACCCGTGCCACGACGGCGGCCATCGACGCCCTGACGAAGGGCGGTTACATCGGGCGCACGGATGCTGCACTGCTGCTCAACCACTACACGTACCTGCGGGTTTTGGAACACCGGATCCAGCTGGTGCAGTTGCGCCGGACACACACCATGCCCAGTGATCCGCAGCAGTTGCGGGCCTTGGCACGTTCGGTGACCGGGCCCCTGAACGTCAAGCGGCCCAGCGCCGATTCCCTGCTGGCGGACTGGGCCAAGGTCAAGCGCTCCGTCAGCTCACTGCATGAACACATCTTCTACCGGCCCATCCTGGCCACCGCCGCCAACCTCAGCGCCGAGGATGCCGCGCTGACCACCGATGCCGCCAAAGCACGCCTTGCCGCGCTGGGCTACCGTGATGCGGCGGGTGCGGTCAGGCACATTGAGGCCCTCACCGCCGGGATCAGCCGGCGTGCCGCCCTGCAACGCCAGCTCCTGCCGGTGCTGCTGGGCTGGCTGGCCGACGGCGTTGACCCCGACGCCGGATTGCTCGCCTTTCGCCGTGTGAGCGATGCGCTGGGAACCTCGCACTGGTACCTGGGCATGCTGCGCGACCACCAGGCCGCTGCCGAACGGCTGTGCCACCTGCTGTCCAGCTCGTCCCTCGTGGCCGATTTGCTGGCGGTGTCCCCGGAAGCAACAGCCTGGCTGGGGAACTCAAAGGAGCTGGTGCCGCAAAGCTTCGATGCCCAATGGGCGGAAATCCAGTCCAAATTGTCCCGCCACAAATCAAGTGGAGAGGCCATCCGCCTGATCCGGCTGCTGCGCCAGCGCGAGATCCTGCGCATTGCCATCGCGGATTCCTGCGGTCTGCTGGACCAGGACGAGGTGGCGCTGGCGTTGAGTGACACCGACAGGGCGGCCGTCCTTGGCGCCTTGTTGGTGGCGGAGAATGAGATTTATGCGGGGGATGCGCCGTTGACCCGGGTGCTGGTGGTGGCGATGGGACGGCAGGGCGGACGCGAAATTGGCTACGGCTCCGACGCTGACGTGTTGTTTGTGCAGCAGCCGGTTGCCGGGCTGGCCGAGGCAGATCAGGGGCTGGCCACGCAGCAGGCCAAGGCCATCGTGCAAAGACTGACGGCGTTGCTGACGGCCCCCTTGAAGCCTGCCATCCAGGCCGAACGGGTGCTCAGTGTTGACGCGGACCTGCGCCCCGAGGGACGCAACGGCCCGCTCGTCCGTTCCTTGGACGCGTACCGCGAGTATTACCAGCGCTGGTCCTCGGCCTGGGAGGCGCAGGCCCTGTTGCGGGCCCGGCCCATGGCCGGTGCGGATGCCCTGGCCGAAGCCTTCATCGCCATGGCCGATCCCATCCGCTATCCCGCGACCCTTGCCGAGGCCGACCTGCGGGAGATCAAACGCATCAAGGCCCGTATGGAGTCCGAACGGCTGCCCCGCGGGGCAGATCCGGCCCGGCACGTGAAGCTGGGCCGCGGCGGGCTCAGCGACGTCGAATGGCTCGTGCAGCTGCTGCAGCTGCAGCACGCCCGCAACCACCCGGAACTGCAAACCACGCAAACACTGCCGGCCCTGCATGCCGCCACACGGTTGGGCCTCGTGGACGTCGAGGACGCCGCCATCCTGGAAGCGGCCTGGCGCCTGGCCAGCCGCATCCGCAACGCCAATGTGATGTGGACGGGCAAGTCGTCGGACCTTTTGCCGTCCGCGCGGCGTGATCTGGAGGCGGTGGCCAGATGGTGCGGCTACGAACCAGGCAACGCCGCCGCCTTTGAAGAGGACTACTTGGGCCTGACCCGCCGCGCCCGGGCAGTCTTCGAGCGCCTGTTCTACGGCTAA
- a CDS encoding sulfatase-like hydrolase/transferase, which produces MRTNGNHQLAFGTLAPAVTHRARAGYYGLMTQIDLQLMRVFEALNEFGLAEDTVIAFTSDHGEMLGDHDFYRKAVGYEGSARVPFMVAPAPHDTVALRGTVVDEVVELRDIMPTLLELAGVPVPETCDGKSLVRFLREVPAAVEHPAGEHPAKAHSADALEPWREWLHGEHVYFGQSLQWVTDGCVKYLWASGWGTEELFDLDADRGELHNLAPLARTCRFVGAVEGPTDPHPCQPSLR; this is translated from the coding sequence GTGCGCACCAACGGCAACCACCAGCTGGCGTTCGGCACCCTCGCCCCCGCAGTGACGCACCGTGCACGGGCAGGCTATTACGGGTTGATGACCCAGATCGATCTGCAGCTCATGCGCGTCTTTGAGGCACTGAATGAGTTTGGCCTGGCCGAGGACACAGTTATTGCTTTTACCTCCGACCACGGCGAGATGCTGGGCGACCATGATTTCTACCGCAAGGCGGTGGGCTATGAGGGCTCGGCCCGGGTGCCTTTCATGGTGGCGCCGGCCCCCCACGACACCGTCGCGCTGCGCGGGACCGTGGTGGATGAGGTGGTGGAACTGCGCGACATCATGCCCACCCTGCTGGAGTTGGCCGGCGTGCCGGTGCCCGAAACGTGCGACGGGAAGTCGCTGGTGAGGTTCCTGCGGGAGGTGCCGGCCGCCGTCGAGCATCCCGCAGGAGAGCATCCGGCCAAGGCGCACTCCGCCGATGCGCTGGAGCCGTGGCGGGAATGGCTGCACGGCGAGCACGTGTACTTTGGCCAGTCGCTGCAGTGGGTCACGGACGGGTGTGTGAAGTACTTGTGGGCGTCTGGCTGGGGCACCGAGGAACTCTTCGACTTGGACGCCGATCGCGGGGAACTGCACAACCTCGCCCCCCTTGCCCGCACGTGCCGATTTGTTGGCGCTGTGGAAGGGCCGACTGATCCCCACCCCTGCCAACCCTCGCTCAGATAA